GAGCGCCGGCTTCGCCGTGGTCACCTCCGCCGGCCCGGTGGTGGCGTATGCGCTGGGCACCCGGCTGCTGACCGTGCTCACCCCGCCCTACCAGCTGGCCGGGTCGGTGCTGCGGGTGCAGGCGAGCATCGGGCTGGCCGAGGTGAGCGGCGCCGGGCCGGCGGACGTGCTCCGCCAGGCCGAGCTGGCCCGGCGGCGGGCCGTGCAGCTGGGCCGGGACCGCGTCGAGTGGTACGACGCGTTCCTGGAGGAGCAGCTGGTCCGCCGGCTCGATCTGGAACGTGAGCTGCCCGGTGCGGTGGCGCGCGGCGAGCTGGACCTGGTCTACCAGCCGGTGCTCGACCTGGCGAGCCGGCAGCCGGTGGGCGCCGAGGCGTTGTTGCGCTGGCGCAGCCCGGTGCTCGGCACGGTGCTCCCGACCGAGTTGCTGCCGGTCGCCGAGGACCTGGACCTGGTCGGCGAGCTGGAGTGGTGGGTCCTGGACCGGGCCTGCCGGCAGTTGGCCGACTGGTCGGCGGGCAGTCGGGAGCTGTGGATGGCGGTCAACGTCACCACCCGGGAGCTGACCACCCCCGACTTCGTGCAGCGCGCCGCCGCCGTGCTGGCCGCGTACGGGGTGTCGCCGGAGCGGCTGGTGGTGGAGGTGGCCGAGCCGAGGGTCGCCGCCGACCTGTCGACCGTGGTGGCCCGATTGGCCGGCCTGCGGTCGCTGGGAGTCCGCACCGCCCTGGACGACTTCCGGGCCGAGCACGCCTCGCTGGCCCAGCTCCGCCGGCTGCCGATCGATCTGCTCAAGGTGGGCCCGGAGCTGGTGGGCGCGCGGCCGGACGGGCAGCCGCCGCTGATCGACGTGGTGGTCAACGTCGGCGAGCGGCTGGGAGTGGAGATCGTCGCCGAGGAGTTGGAGTCACCGGCCCAGGTCGAGGGGGCGCACCGGGCCGGCTGTCGGTACGGGCAGGGCTTCGCGCTGGCCCGCCCGGCGACCGCCGAGCGGGTCGAGGCGTACTTCGAGGAGTTTCCCTCGACGTCCCGCTGACCGGCCCCGGGGTGAACCGGTTCACCTGTCCCGGGGCGGTGCGGTGCTGCCGCGCGGGGTGAGGTGCGGGGTCTCGTCCTGCACCCGGGTCGCGGGCTGTCCGGCGATGACGGCGAGCAGTTGCCGGGCGGCGTGCGCGCCGTACGCCGGGATGTCCCGGCCCAGCGCCGTCAGCGGCGGGTGCACCAGCCGGCAGAGCGGCGAGTCGTCCCAGGCCACGATGGACAGGTCACCCGGCACGGTGAGCCCCATCTCCTGGGCGACGGAGAGCCCGGCGATGGCCATCACGTCGTTGTCGTAGATGACCGCGGTGGGCCGCTGGGCCGAGCTGAGCAGCCGGCGGGTGGCCCGTCCGCCCTCCTCGCCGGTGTAGTCGGACCAGACGGTGACCGCGTCGACCAGGCCGAGCCGCTGGCACACCGCCGCGAAGGCCTCGGTGCGGATCTCGGTGTGCCGCAGGTCGGGCAGGCCGCCGACCCGGGCGATCCGCCGGTGCCCGAGCGCGACCAGGTACTCCACCGCCTCGGTCAGGGCGGCCGCGTCGTCGGACCAGAGGCTGGCCAGGTCGCCGGTGCCGCCCGGCCCGCCGATCACCACCGCCGGCAGTTGGAGCTGCTCCAGTGCGGGGATGCGGCGGTCGTCGGTGCGCAGGTCGCAGACGAGTACGCCGTCGACCCGCCGCTCGCCCCACCAGCGTCGGTAGACCGCGATCTCGGCGTCGTGGTCGGCCACCACCTGGAGGGTCAGGGCGTACGAGCGGGCGGAGAGTTCGGCCTCGACGCCGCTGATCAGCTCCATGAAGAACGGCTCGATGCCCAGTATCCGGGCGGGCCGGCACAGGGCCAGGCCGACGGCCTCGGCGGTGGCGGCGGAGAGGGCCCGGGCGGCGCTGCTCGGGCTGAACCCGATCTCGGCGGCGATGGCCAGGATGCGCTGCCGGGTGGCCTCGGAGACGCCGGGCTGCCCGTTCAGCGCGTACGACACGGCGCCCTTGGACACCCCGGCTCGTCGGGCGACGTCGGCGATGGTCGGCCGCTTCACCGGCGTGCTCCTCCACTCTCCGGCCACGGGGGTCGGATCTTCTGACTGCCGCGGCAAGCCGGGGGCCTCAACCTAGCGCAACCGGTGTCGGCGGCTGCCAACCGACCGTCCACGGTAGACCTCGGCCGTCGGGCGCGGCGTACTTGCCCGGTTCAGCGTACCGGTGCGTCCTCGGTTCCGGCGTGCCGGCCGGTACACGGAGCTGCGACAGCAAGCGCTACACCACGCCTGTTCGCGCTCCCATGACCCTTTACCTGGACCGTTCGTGCACCGCGTTAACGAGCCGTTGACACTCCTGGAACCGGCCCGTACGGTGGCCTCACTTATCCGGTTCAGTCAACGTCTCTCGATGTCGGGAGCGTTCCCACTTGTTCGGAGGATGCCATGAAACGCTCCTGGACCCGGTGGGCCCGCGCGGTCACCGTGGGCACGGTCGGTCTCGCCCTGGTCGCCGCGTGCAGCGGCAAGAGCGGGCAGGATTCCGGCGCGACGGACGGGCAGGTCACCCTGAAAATCAACTTCTGGGGTGACTTCGGCCTCCAGGACCTCAAGACGAAGTACGAG
The nucleotide sequence above comes from Micromonospora sp. NBC_00389. Encoded proteins:
- a CDS encoding LacI family DNA-binding transcriptional regulator; translated protein: MKRPTIADVARRAGVSKGAVSYALNGQPGVSEATRQRILAIAAEIGFSPSSAARALSAATAEAVGLALCRPARILGIEPFFMELISGVEAELSARSYALTLQVVADHDAEIAVYRRWWGERRVDGVLVCDLRTDDRRIPALEQLQLPAVVIGGPGGTGDLASLWSDDAAALTEAVEYLVALGHRRIARVGGLPDLRHTEIRTEAFAAVCQRLGLVDAVTVWSDYTGEEGGRATRRLLSSAQRPTAVIYDNDVMAIAGLSVAQEMGLTVPGDLSIVAWDDSPLCRLVHPPLTALGRDIPAYGAHAARQLLAVIAGQPATRVQDETPHLTPRGSTAPPRDR